From the Carassius carassius chromosome 34, fCarCar2.1, whole genome shotgun sequence genome, the window atattccCTATCATCCTTCAaatatcctctctctctcttcattatGGGAACAAAGTTCATAACTGCAGCCATTTGGGCTCGGGCTCTATGAGTTGTCTTTTACATTCACTACTTCAGTAGGTGCCTGACCTTCTGGAGGTGTTTGAGGGAGAGGGGACAAGAGGTTAGTGGCGATTTCTGCTGTCTGCCTGAACTCTGGATGGAGACGGTGGCTGGATGCTGAAGACACGGATGTTTAAGTGTGTGGCGATCTGGTTACAGACACTCACGCAGTACCGAACCAGATCAAACGCTGACAGCACCTACAAAAATAAAAGGGAAGAAGCTAAAGcatggcaaatgcatttttgatatGGCAAGATGAAAAATTTTAAAGCAGCGAATTGCTTGTGCTTTTTTAAGAGGTATGCTTTTTGGGGTTAAATAAAGGTGAAGATTATGCACTTCCCACAGTTTAAGAGCTAAGAACtacaattttatatttttccCACGGATTATAATGTTAGTTAAGGTGTCTTGAACCAAAAACACGAGATGATTTTCACCCTCTCTCTGACCGTTAGGGCTTTATGCTACCGCAACTTTAAGACTTCTATACTTCGGATATGATTAGCAAGTATCTTCACATGTGAAATAAGTAATTAGTTGATCAATACTACACAGGTGAAGTCACTGTGAAACCCCATTCACAAGCCATTGTACTTCTGTAATCAGACATATTTacaggtaaaatatatataacgtatttttcggactataagtcacacctgagtataggtcgcatcagtccaaaaatacatcatgacgaggaaaaaaacacatataagtcgcactggactataagtcacatttatttagaaccaagagaaaacattaccgtctacagctgcgagagggcgctctgtgttttcagtgtagactacaggagcactgagcagcattagagcgccctctcgcggctgtagatggtaatgttttctcttggttcatgtcaaattaattttgataaataagtcgcacctgactataagtcgaagGACCAGCCactctatgaaaaaaagtgcgacttatagtccggaaaatacggtatataaatTGGACATTCATAACTCTGGAGgcctgtttctgccactgaataaaaaataaaataggtaatttttttagaattgcatgatataaactcacaattgacAGTTATAAAAACAGAACTGTGGGATATTAAGTTGCATTTGCACTTCTGAGATATAAACTCCTGACTTTttcgcaattcagacttttttcacaGGATTACGAGTTTATATGCATCGCTCAATGTTTGTTAAAATAGTGTAAAGAGATCAAAGTTGTTTCTGAGGAAGAGCAAGTTGTTATATTacagatttctttttaaatttgaaataatgTGCCTAATTGTGCGTAATTGTGGCAATTCTTAAATCACATTGACTTAATTGTTATTGTGACGTCACAACTGTAACGGTTTCTGAATCAATGTTTCAACTTAGTTTCAATAACTAGTCTCAGCAGACCGTGTAAGAAGCCATGCGATGTGGAAATCAAAGTATGTCTACATACTACAGTGAGCTCTTTCTTTCAAACGATCTTACACGTACCAGAGCGACCCACAGAAGACAGTGCTCATTAATGAAACTGTTGAAGTACTGGTTCAGAAACAGCAGCACTGGTCCGGTGAAGGCCAAGTCGTAAAGACTCATTTCACTCTTTGTCATATGAGCAACCTGGAAAACAATCAGACGTGACTGTAGTGACATTTACATTATCTGATGCTAATGGGCTTTGAGTCTGACAGAGACAACAATGgcaaatatttatgttaaaatatgcaGAAAATCATACTAACAGCAGTTTTATGCTTACATACAAGCCATAATTCTTCCTGCCAACTATAAAAACAGTTCAGGAAAAGGTACATCAATAATCTGCCAATAGTATTTATACGTGTTCCAAGCAATCAAAGCAATTATTTAGTGAAGCTGAAATAAACACAGTATATTGACGTCATTCATGATCTTACCACCAGTCTATTGGTGAGTTTGGCCGAGACACATCCAAATGCTAAGATGTAGAGACATGGATGTCTCTCGAATAGCTGCATTGAAGACTTCTTATAGATCATAAGAGCAAGTGTTATTACCACTCCTATATGGAAGGATGGAGACAAAACGCTTGTGCCCTAACAAACGAGGAAAAACAGATGTGCAAATGATTTAGACTTACTGTAAAACTAATTTTGACAAAGTAACCAgatcttttgttttaaattaaggtCACATCTTGTGCATTTAAAGCAAATGTCTGATACatattgcatgaaaaaaaaagcgTGCTTAATCATTATTTCTAAGCATTTCACAAACAGAGGCCAATTATATTTTTACGGTATATTCTATTTAAACTACTTTAGctcaaattattatataaaaatcattttcagGTTGGTCCAGTTGGTCCTAGACTAGAGTAAACAActcattttaaactattttagttcaattaaaaaaagcaagtaacttattaaatataattaaaataaaaacacaaagacaAGGCTATGAATTTTACACTGAAGCAATGAACGACAGACAGTGCTTGTCACTATAAATTTAGTTCTTTTTCATTTTGTCTTTATGCATTTCTGTTTGGTGGTGCAGAATCCCAGACACTTCAGCTTTTACTTACTGCAACAGTAGATCCATTTTTGCCCATTCCGCCTGTGAATATAACCCGGAAGTAGTTTGTGCAGGAGTAAATGGCCCCCAGAAGAGTGCAAATGGCCGGTATTATTTTCATCTGGACATTAATCACAGGGATCTGaaagataaaaaacaaatatcCGGTTTCTAATCATCACATCATTATATACGAAGGACTCTAGATTTCACTGAACACACAACAACATGCTAGAGAATCAACATGCTACAAATTTTGTCCTTGAGAATATGGTctaatcaaatgaccaaaatatgaAAGAATTAAGAACGATTTGAATTACCACAGATTTCCAAAAAGCCGTTCCTCCAATGGCAGCCAGTAAGTACATGATTATAATGTAGATTTGTACCTCAGTCACATCAATTCTGCACAAGCAAAGAAGTGATTTAAAGATTAATCTCACTCAAATCTagaacttttctttctttctgtagtCCTTTATCAACAGTACAACAGCTGTCTGAAAGCTTCCCATGAGCAGAACAGaatgatcaaatatattatttgtgtACAAGAGCCATTGATTGTGATTAAGAGGACAGTTTTCACTCACATGCCAAAGCGCAGCGTTCCTGAAACGTACGTCTGCCAGTGGGCACAATAAAACATGAAGATGCccacaaaacaacagaaaaacatcCAGTCAGGGTGAGTACCCAGCTGCACTGCTATACATGTGCCCAGGATCACAAACACTGCATCAGAGaaagacacaaaacaacaagAGGAAGTATGTTTAAACCCCTGTAACAAACTTTTTGATATGACACACATATGATATCATCCGACTGGATGGAATTAAACTGaagctaaaaaaattaatatttttcatctAATTAGAGATGCACAGAAAACATGCCCAAAaatgagaccaaaaaaaaaaaaaaaaaaattccattaacAGAAACTTTCAGATGGGAAACATGTGAAAttggatttaataaaaatgtaaattaagatGGATGATACATTGATGGATAAAATATATAGGGCTCAATCTCTTaaatgaatttaataataaaGTCATTATAAAACATCATGCCATAGATCTAAGTGTAATATCATAGTAGCCGACTATATTTGAATGCATATTGCATAAACATTAGCAGACCTGTAGAGAGGGAGTCACAGCCATGATCAAAGAGCTCGCCAAGAGGTGTGCTGCTATTGGTCCGTCGAGCCTGCTTTCCATCTATAGCATCCAGTGATTGGTAGATGAACAGACCCAAAGCACAGGCTAAGTATGCCCACGTTGGTgcctgaaaaatataaaataggcTTCAATTTCTGTCCACTTGGATGCTTTTCACTGACTCTGTGAAGGATCCTTAGATCCTCACGTGCAaattgtgtgtgttgtttttatttttatgttttccttATTGATTTATAATCATTTATTCACATAATCATTTTATAATCATAAGTCATTCATATGagttatttgattattttgatcatttattgtttattcatgtcatgtttctatattttatatttcttataaatTTTTCCTTAGCTTATGCATTTTCATTGTTGTTCAATCTCATGTCTGTGGGGTTTCATGAACTGTTTTGTCTGTATGAATGGAGATAGATAAGAGGGAATGTTTATGGAAACCCAAGGTTTATGGGATGTTGGTGTGAAGCAGCTTTGGTATAACAGTGCATGTTGAAGTTGTGCTGGTCAGACGAAGTTTGAACACTGAGATATACACAGCTAAGTTTGTTCAATAAACTCTTTTACTTTTTATCATCACTTCGTCTCCTGCTTCTGCTCTTCTCTGTCAACTTCTTGACTTACAGTAGACTGTTAAACACTCATTTTGGGTATCCACAGCTCTGCTTACTAGTTATTCTGTTAATGGACAAACTGATATTTTCTGACGGGATCTGGCGCCCGGGGCTGGATCCTAAATATTATCTGACGTGGAGACCCTATCTAACATTTGTGAACCAATAACCAACATGGAAGATCATACTTACTGCACAAAGGTGGATATGAGTGTGTTCTTTTATCTTTATAAGCATAACTGTAGATACTAATGGTACGTGGAGAGAGAGTGGGTGTCTTATTGCAGACTTGAGCAATGTGGATGTTTTCCATAAGGACTTATAAGACTGTTATAGctgataaacagactctgttacAGCTGACAGAACAAGCTGTGTCTGACAATACACAGATCttatagaccccttaaaagtttgtaaacactGCAATGTCTCCGgatgggcggggcttagctggaggctaaaagaggcgcggacgcaattttgacaagcgtaagctagcacgttttaggagggatttattaaacatggatgcagaagaaggttcggaaCTGTCCGAATAATTACAGTCACTGACTCTGCGGGACCATGACAgctattttttgtaaattaactctcgcagatggaagcaggctacctgacccgtatgccatacggccatataaattacttttgggtggtttggggaattttgtcaaggcttattttctaatgtaacctatcgctgggctaactatgattagcaatgtgtattattttaagagaccattcaaaggatggcacacacatctattgctgtatgtttgtttaacatttaaactagctagtgcgctGAAAGTTTGtgacttttcacctataaaacagaaacttgctgatttactagataaaaccaacacaccagttcatatgcatagatcatttaacctgatatgaagtgtgcactgcaaacacgagcattatttatgataatctccgtccagtctgtacgccgtattgcattcaaccacaattgtcttcttgatttctgtgaaagaATGTCTGCCGtgatccggtaaaactttagttttgaaacaaaagtgctgttccttctattctggcagccaaaaacccaacaagaagacattttaaagtcaaaacctcaaacttttagcgcacctgctatgagttctgccttatgttttgcctccaactagagcggtgacgtcacagtgacatAGGCGATGAAGGGGTCTATTGCACGGTTTAAATAGACCACAGCAATCATCTCCTCAGGGGAGCTCAGAATATACTTAATTATGGCCTTCATAGATTAACCAAGAATTGAGTGCAATTACTACTAAATATTCATAATTACACTTAGACTGATATTAAAATCAGCAATAAATACCACATCCTAATGGTCACCATTTTCATAGCTAGTAAATATTTATAAGTTGAATGGGATATTAAAATTGACAAAAAGATCATGGCCTCCAGCTACAACAATGACTTATAtatgtaactgaaataaaacgaAATGgaatggaatcaccaataatcaaaaaaatatacttttaaacatactgataaactaacgttaaatataaaaatactgtatttaaaacagctagttcatatatagtcagacgcaactgtcatatcacgcgtcctgtgacaaatctgctgcatctgcgcacggaagttatccgTCTAAATGATCTGCAAAATCAGTCagcggtgaaaatcaatagtagatttcatttttcagcagtttaacactaatattgggcataaacggccacgttaaatataaagtattcaaaacaggtaagttcatatatttggagtaaagttgaattgaactgctgcatcagtcaCACAGCGCTCTGTGAGACCGACGCACCGCCGCAGAAACAAGaaagagatgcattctaacataactgtggcattaaactcagtcagtgagggctcgtttaaaatattgcacatatataggccgttcagattacttgttaaagtgcaatgaaatgccttatatctgcagacgatgtatgtctgtgtgtggatggagactttgtaacagccaaaactatgtattttgcatgcatcacataaTAGTgaggtgtgcatgaaaataataacaaggcggcagagcgaacttatcatccatagtggttctcacgtagtccttctacgtcatcatatgagtgttataagtgatcagtctttaagagaactAAGTGAGATCCACCATGGATGATAAGTTCTCTCTgacgccttgttattattttgtctttactttatttgtaacgccaagaaagatttaatctctcatgtatgagaaaaGCGCGTTGCCGTGtatcagccattaaatgtgtgggacacctactcctcgttttctatctctttcatttaatGGATTaaacgagttatccgagtcaaagtgGACCACTTAAGTGACTACAGGCTCTATTTCCTCCTGCGCTCACAGGcgcgcggtgtgtgtgtgtgtgtgtgtgtgtgtgatagccgaattatagtaagccgcctaataaaaatagtagttattattattataatctaatacattaataggaaaatgagcctaatatggtcttgattatcgacagagaaatctgcttatgtcgatatctctatcgttgatacacgatactatcgtctatcggcacaaccctaatggTGACAGCTGTAATAgctgttaaatattaaaaataaaattaaaactgactATAAGTCATCAGAAATGTTATGTCCTAATGGTGATCATTGCAAAAGCTACTAAACAATCATAATTAGATTCAACTTGATCTGAAATCAGTTGAATTAAAACTAATTCAAATCAACAACAAATAGTATTGTAACTACTGTAATTAAagctattatatatttataattggaCTGAACTGATATTAAAACCAACACATTGTCATGATGATTATGACCACTGCAATACAtattaaagaaaaactaaaaactgatattaaaatcaaaaacaaaatgtcTTAATGGTGACCACCATAACAGCGGTTAAATATATTCCTAattcttcctctacagtcagaaatctgggtgttatattagacagcaacttgtcttttgaaaatcatatttccaatgttacaaaaactgcattcttccatcttagaaacattgccaagctacgaaacatgttatctgtttctgatgcagaaaagctagttcatgcattcatgacctctagactggactattgcaatgcacttctaggtggttgtcctgcttcgtcaataaacaagctacaggtagtccagaccaggtcaagaaaatatgatcatattaccccaattttacagtctctgcactggctacctattaagttccgtatcagttacaaattatcattacttacctataaggccctaaatggtttagctcctgcgtacctaactagctttataccacgctacaatccatcacgctccctaaggtcacaaaacgctggacttttggtagttcctaggatagcaaagtccactaaaggaggtagagctttttcatatttggctcccaaactctggaatagccttcctgataatgttcggggttcagacaaactctctctgtttaaatctagattaaaaacgcatctctttcgccaagcatacaaataatgtatcttttaaattgtgagtgtagttgcatctgatcaaatgtgcatttttattcattagcttgggttaaactaattttactttgttggatcagcagctatgctaatgatgtctctattttgtttctatgttttgtaactaggatttacacaagctccagtctggatccagaacacctgagaagagatgatgctgaccctcagaggaccccagatgatgctaaccttgaatcaacaaacagaactaacaattattgctacatgtgtgactgcatcatataataactattaattaataatattgatagttcatcgtctagctgactacgtcttgtattattattattatttttttattttttctaaaatcctgtaaaacgtgcacaaattactagctactactaaatattgtagaaacataattttctgtaaagttgctttgtaacgatttgtattgtaaaaagtgctatacaaataaacttgaattgaattgaaaaaaaaaattaattctaacAGATTACAAtcaacaaaaatatgaattaattaattagtaaGAATCAATAAGGTGACAACTGCAACAGCTACTTCATTTTCATAGTTAAATTAAAACTGACATTAAATCTGTAACTGCTGCTAAAGCACAATATCTAGACTAAAAAGCAAATTCaaatcataaatattttatacCACTGTTAGCAGGCGAAAAT encodes:
- the LOC132114817 gene encoding choline/ethanolaminephosphotransferase 1-like isoform X1, which produces MDPRRLSFRRLTILQLSFFSVLVINPIISLWILVTTPTQRNMSSHKRPVRVRADSDTNFSLTCDPNAPGVEEGNGLLTKLMELPVARLSRQQLKKLEEHQYSSAGRSLLDPFMQGFWCWLVSKVPLWMAPNLITIVGLATNIISTLILVYYCPTATEQAPTWAYLACALGLFIYQSLDAIDGKQARRTNSSTPLGELFDHGCDSLSTVFVILGTCIAVQLGTHPDWMFFCCFVGIFMFYCAHWQTYVSGTLRFGIIDVTEVQIYIIIMYLLAAIGGTAFWKSVIPVINVQMKIIPAICTLLGAIYSCTNYFRVIFTGGMGKNGSTVAGTSVLSPSFHIGVVITLALMIYKKSSMQLFERHPCLYILAFGCVSAKLTNRLVVAHMTKSEMSLYDLAFTGPVLLFLNQYFNSFINEHCLLWVALVLSAFDLVRYCVSVCNQIATHLNIRVFSIQPPSPSRVQADSRNRH
- the LOC132114817 gene encoding choline/ethanolaminephosphotransferase 1-like isoform X2 codes for the protein MSSHKRPVRVRADSDTNFSLTCDPNAPGVEEGNGLLTKLMELPVARLSRQQLKKLEEHQYSSAGRSLLDPFMQGFWCWLVSKVPLWMAPNLITIVGLATNIISTLILVYYCPTATEQAPTWAYLACALGLFIYQSLDAIDGKQARRTNSSTPLGELFDHGCDSLSTVFVILGTCIAVQLGTHPDWMFFCCFVGIFMFYCAHWQTYVSGTLRFGIIDVTEVQIYIIIMYLLAAIGGTAFWKSVIPVINVQMKIIPAICTLLGAIYSCTNYFRVIFTGGMGKNGSTVAGTSVLSPSFHIGVVITLALMIYKKSSMQLFERHPCLYILAFGCVSAKLTNRLVVAHMTKSEMSLYDLAFTGPVLLFLNQYFNSFINEHCLLWVALVLSAFDLVRYCVSVCNQIATHLNIRVFSIQPPSPSRVQADSRNRH